In Solobacterium moorei, a single genomic region encodes these proteins:
- a CDS encoding ISNCY family transposase — protein MKKIILTPMEENKYNIIKELVDHSGNKRRAALKLNCSIRTINRLITRYKSEGKSSFSHGNRGRLPSNTFSLETKNKIIELYLNEYLDANITHFSEIVQMDLGISISDTTIRNWLSEHDVLSPKAHRKTKKQLKERLTKRLDQTTSTKARNAINEQIESIEDDTPHSRRSRSKYMGEMIQMDASSYEWIPGEIWHLHLAVDDATGTAVGAYFDIQETLCGYYNVFHQILVDYGIPALFYTDKRTVFEYRKKTKAFDDEDTFTQFSYACHNLGVEIKTTSIAQAKGRIERLNQTFQSRLPVELRRARITCMADANKFLKSYLKEFNARFALHLNSTNSVFEVQPDIETINQTLAIISSRIVDQGNCIKFKNKYWMAYDKEHNRIPLRPKMEVLVIESFDQKIFVNAMDTLYILEEVQVFEENSGEFDNIIETPEKKKVYIPPISHPWRKYSYQLFTKKQNYYSSANVR, from the coding sequence CGTACTATCAACCGCCTGATTACACGTTATAAGTCTGAAGGCAAATCCTCATTTTCACATGGTAATCGTGGACGATTACCATCAAACACATTCTCACTGGAAACGAAAAACAAAATCATTGAACTCTATCTTAACGAGTATCTTGATGCCAACATCACTCATTTCAGTGAAATCGTCCAGATGGACCTCGGCATCTCCATCAGTGACACCACTATTAGAAACTGGTTATCAGAACACGATGTCTTGTCCCCAAAGGCCCATCGAAAAACCAAGAAACAATTAAAGGAACGTTTGACAAAACGATTAGACCAAACAACATCTACAAAGGCCAGAAACGCAATCAATGAACAAATCGAATCAATTGAAGATGATACGCCTCATTCACGAAGATCTAGATCCAAATATATGGGAGAGATGATTCAAATGGACGCTTCAAGCTACGAATGGATTCCTGGCGAGATATGGCATCTACACCTAGCTGTAGATGATGCGACCGGTACTGCTGTTGGAGCCTACTTTGATATACAAGAGACCCTATGTGGCTATTACAACGTTTTCCATCAGATACTAGTCGACTATGGCATACCCGCTCTATTCTATACGGATAAACGAACCGTATTTGAATACAGAAAGAAAACCAAGGCCTTCGACGACGAGGATACCTTCACACAGTTCTCCTACGCCTGCCATAACCTTGGTGTCGAAATCAAAACAACGAGCATCGCACAAGCCAAAGGACGCATCGAACGTCTCAACCAGACTTTCCAATCACGTTTGCCAGTTGAACTTAGACGTGCTCGTATTACTTGTATGGCGGACGCGAATAAGTTCCTAAAATCCTACCTAAAGGAATTCAATGCAAGGTTCGCCCTACACTTGAATAGTACCAATTCTGTATTTGAAGTACAACCAGATATAGAAACAATCAATCAAACATTGGCAATCATTTCATCGAGAATAGTCGATCAAGGCAACTGTATCAAGTTCAAAAACAAGTATTGGATGGCCTATGACAAGGAACACAATAGAATTCCACTAAGACCTAAGATGGAGGTATTGGTTATTGAATCATTTGATCAAAAGATCTTTGTCAATGCGATGGATACACTATACATCTTAGAAGAAGTACAAGTGTTTGAAGAAAATTCGGGTGAGTTCGATAATATCATTGAAACTCCTGAGAAAAAGAAAGTATATATTCCGCCGATATCTCACCCTTGGAGGAAGTATTCATATCAATTATTTACAAAAAAGCAGAACTATTATAGCTCCGCTAATGTTCGTTAA